A region of the Microbulbifer pacificus genome:
TGTACGGTGAAGTGAGCTACCAGATTACCGACCGCTGGTCGGTCACCGCCGGCTATCGCGCCTACGAGTATGAGACCGACATCACCGGCGGCTTTGGCCTGCCGCTGCTCGAGACCGTCTGGGACGGCGCCCCGCAGGATGCCATCAATGTCGATCTCCGGCGCAACAAGGGTAGTGACGACGGTGACCTGTTCAAGTTCAACACCTCCTGGGACATCAATGATGACGGCATGGTGTATTTCACCTATTCCCAGGGCTACCGCATCGGTGGCGTGAACTCGGTTCCGGAGTGCAGCCCGGAGCAACTTGCCGGTGAGGACGACGGGCAGAAGCTGTGTGCCCAGTCTCACGAGTTGGCTTACCAGCCGGACCTGATCGACAACTACGAGATCGGTTACAAGGGCCTTGTCGGCGAGCGCGTTTCCCTGACCGCAGCGCTGTTTTATATCGACTGGAGCGACCTGCAGCTGTCCAGCACCACCGAGTTTGGCAACCTGCCGATTCTGGCCAATGGCAGCACCGCCTTCAGCCGCGGCCTGGAACTGCAGGGGCAGTGGATGATCCGCGACAACCTGGATCTGAGCTTCAGCTACGCCTACACCAATGCGGAACTGAGTGAAGACGCACCCGGTCTGGTGGGCGATTACACCGCCGAGAAAGGTGCGCGCCTGCCGGGACACGCAGAACACCAGGGCTCCATGAACCTGAATTACCGCACGGCGTTGCTGGGCCAGGACCTGCTGCTGAATTACGGCCTGGTCTACGCCAGCGATGTGTATAACACCGTCGGCGGTCCGGAAGACCCGCTGTACTACATCGACGAGGAAACCGGCGAGCGCATCGACGGCGATCGCGGTGGTGAAGCCATTCCCGGCTACGCGGTCCACCATATCTCCGCCAGCCTGGAGCAGGATAGCTGGCTGGTTCAGGCCTATGTCGACAACCTGTGGAACAAGTATTACGTCACCGGCACCCGCAACAGCCGCCGGTCGGATATTCTGCAGAGCGAGACCGACGGCCCCGGCACCCTGTACGGTGACTTCAACCTGCGCTCCTACGCGCAGTATGTGGGTACACCGCGTACCATCGGCGCCCGGGTGACCTACCGTTTTTAAACGGTAGTCCCCGGATCAAACAAAAGCCGGCCTGGATAACCCGGGCCGGCTTTTGTATTTTCATCTTATGCAAACACCCGATAACCCCAACATCGCCGAGTTGCACCAGCGCGCGGTGAGTGCACTCAACCGCGGCGTCTATCGCGATCTCGCCCTGCTCGCCACGCAATTGCAGCAGGTCGCGCCGGATATGGCCGATGGCTGGTTCTTCGCCAGTATTGCCAGCACCGCCACCGGCCAGATTCGCCGGGCACTGGAACTGGTCCGCGAAGCCCTGCGACTCGATCCCGACAATCCCGAGTACCTGTCACAGAAAGCCCGTTGCCATATACAGCTGCAGCAAATTGGTGACGCGCGGGTAACGGCAGATCTCGGCATGCAGAAACATCCGTCGTCGGCGCTGTTGCTGGATACGTTCGGAGTGATCTACAGCAAGGTCGGCGATCAACTAAAGGCCGCAGAGGCATTTCGCGGCGCCGTGGGCAAGCAACCACAGAATCCCCAGTTCCAGTTCAATCTCGGTAGTGCGGAGCAGTTCCTCGGGAATCTGGAGGCTGCCCGCGCCGCCTATGAACAAGCCATCCGGCTGCAGCCGGACTTCGCGCGCGCCCACTGGGCACTATCGGAACTGGAAAAAAATCGCAGTGAGAGCCAGCGACTGCCGCAGCTGCGACAAATCCAGCAGTCCCGGCGTTTTTCTCCCGAGGAGCAACTTTATCTGGCGCATGCCATGGCGCGGGAGCTCGAGCGCGAGGGGGATTTCCACAGCGCATTCCAATCACTGGCGACCGCCAAGCGCGTGTACAAACAGAAAATCCGCTACGATTTCTCCCGCGACCAGGCGCTGTTTGACGGCGTCACGGCAGCATTTTCCGGTGCGTCCGACACGGTCACGGCCACAGAGGGAAACCAGGCCATCTTCGTGCTGGGAATGCCCCGCTCCGGCACCACCCTGATCGAGCGGGTCCTACACAGCCACCCGCAGATGCATTCACTGGGCGAGCTTCAGGATTTCCCGCTGGCCGCCAAGCGCGCCTCCGGCAGCGCGTCAAACGCCGTGCTCGACGCCGGCGTGCTGAGTGGGCTGGCGCATGCCGACCGGCAGGCCATTGGCCGGGACTATCTCGCGAGCGTCGCCGACCGCCTGCAGGCGGCGGGCAGTCAGGCACCGCGATTTGTGGACAAGCTGCCGATGAACTTTCTCTACCTGGGTCTGATCGCGCAGTGCCTGCCCGGCGCCCGCTTTGTACTGCTGAAACGCCACCCGCTGGATACCTGCCTCAGCAACTACCGCCAGCTGTTTTCCTTTCAGTTTGCCTACTATCACTACAATTACGCTCTGGAAGATACGGCCCGCTACATCGTGCAGTTCCACCAGTTAATGGTGCATTGGAAACGGCTTTACCCCGGCCGTATTCATGAAGTGTGTTACGAGGGTTTTACCGAAAACCCGGAAGCAGAGAGCCGGCGCTTGATCGCATTCTGCGATTTACCCTGGGACGAACGCTGCCTGGATTTTTCGGCGGCGGAGGGAGCAGTGAGTACCGCCAGCAGCGTGCAGGTGCGCCAGCCGGTGTATCGCAGCGCGGTGGCGCGCTGGAAAAAATATGAACGGGAACTGGCACCGGCAATCGAGATATTTACCAAAGCCGGCTTGCTTTAATTTCCGGCGGCCGCGGAGCCGGTGCACCCGCTGGGGCACTGACTCCGCACTAGCAGGGAATCAGTTGAACAGTTCCAGCAGGCGGCGACCCGGCTCGGGTTCGCGCATAAACGCTTCCCCCACCAGGAAGGCATCCACATTGTGACCGCGCATGGCCGCCACATCGTCGGTGGTGTGGATGCCGCTCTCGGTGACCACAATGCGATCGTCCGGAATCAGCTCCAGCAATTTAAATGTGGTTTCCAGCTGCACATCGAAGGTGTGCAGGTTGCGGTTGTTGATGCCGATCAGGCGATTCGGCAGCTTCAATGCACGCTCCAGTTCGGCGCGATCGTGCACTTCCACCAGAACATCCATACCCAGCTCCAATGCCAGGTCATTGAGACTGGTGAGCTGTGTATCGTCAAGGCAGGCGACAATCAGCAAAATACAGTCGGCGCCGATGGCGCGGGCCTCATACACCTGATAGGGATCGACGATAAAGTCCTTGCGGATAACCGGCAGGCGCACGGCGTTGCGGGCCTGCTGCAGGTATTCGTCGGCACCCTGGAAATAATCCACATCGGTCAACACCGACAGACAGGCGGCACCGCCCTTTTCATAACTGGTGGCAATCTCCGCGGGGATGAAATCCTCACGAATCACGCCCTTGCTGGGGGAGGCCTTTTTGATTTCGGCGATAACCGCCGCTTCGCCCGCGGCGATCTTGTTTTCGATCGCACGCACGAATCCGCGGCAAGCGGGCTGTTGCAACGCGCGCTGCTGCATTTCATCCAGGGAAACCAACTGTTTGCGCTCGGCAATTTCTTCCCACTTGCGCTGGACGATGGTTTTCAGAATCGTTGGCGTATCCATAACTTCACTCTTTGAATGCGCTGGTAAACGCTGCCAGCTCATTGATCTTCTCTCCGGCCAGTCCGCTGTAGATCGCATCCTGGGCCATGCTCACGCCCTCCGCGCGACTCGCAGCCACACCGCTCACATAGATGGCCATACCGGCATTCATCGCAATGATATCAGCTGCCTTGTCGCCGGCGGCGGTTTCGCGCTTGCCAAGGGCATCGCGGATCAATGCCAGCGAGGCCTCGGCGCCGTCCACACACAGGCCGTCCAGGCTCTGGCGCTCAATGCCGAAATCTTCCGGGGAGATGGTAAATTTTTTCAGCTGGCCGTTTTTCAGCTCCCAGCCGCGGGTATCGGCGGCAATACTGATTTCATCCAGGCCGTCGTCACTGTGCAGCACCATCGCGTGCTCCGCGCCAAGGCTTTGCAGCACCTCCGCCAGCACACGGGTGTAGTGCGGGTCGTAGACCCCGATCACCTGGCGCTTGACCCCGGCGGGATTGGTGAGCGGCCCCAGCAGATTGAAAATGGTGCGCAG
Encoded here:
- a CDS encoding tetratricopeptide repeat-containing sulfotransferase family protein, encoding MQTPDNPNIAELHQRAVSALNRGVYRDLALLATQLQQVAPDMADGWFFASIASTATGQIRRALELVREALRLDPDNPEYLSQKARCHIQLQQIGDARVTADLGMQKHPSSALLLDTFGVIYSKVGDQLKAAEAFRGAVGKQPQNPQFQFNLGSAEQFLGNLEAARAAYEQAIRLQPDFARAHWALSELEKNRSESQRLPQLRQIQQSRRFSPEEQLYLAHAMARELEREGDFHSAFQSLATAKRVYKQKIRYDFSRDQALFDGVTAAFSGASDTVTATEGNQAIFVLGMPRSGTTLIERVLHSHPQMHSLGELQDFPLAAKRASGSASNAVLDAGVLSGLAHADRQAIGRDYLASVADRLQAAGSQAPRFVDKLPMNFLYLGLIAQCLPGARFVLLKRHPLDTCLSNYRQLFSFQFAYYHYNYALEDTARYIVQFHQLMVHWKRLYPGRIHEVCYEGFTENPEAESRRLIAFCDLPWDERCLDFSAAEGAVSTASSVQVRQPVYRSAVARWKKYERELAPAIEIFTKAGLL
- the trpC gene encoding indole-3-glycerol phosphate synthase TrpC, with translation MDTPTILKTIVQRKWEEIAERKQLVSLDEMQQRALQQPACRGFVRAIENKIAAGEAAVIAEIKKASPSKGVIREDFIPAEIATSYEKGGAACLSVLTDVDYFQGADEYLQQARNAVRLPVIRKDFIVDPYQVYEARAIGADCILLIVACLDDTQLTSLNDLALELGMDVLVEVHDRAELERALKLPNRLIGINNRNLHTFDVQLETTFKLLELIPDDRIVVTESGIHTTDDVAAMRGHNVDAFLVGEAFMREPEPGRRLLELFN
- the trpD gene encoding anthranilate phosphoribosyltransferase; amino-acid sequence: MNIQQAIAKLVDGEHLTREEMRDAMGQIMRGEAEDAQIGAFLVALRMAGESVEEITGAVEVMRELATKVEIDHTHAVDIVGTGGDGANLFNVSSASSFVAAAAGARVAKHGNRSVSSSSGAADLLEKAGIYLPLTPEQVARCIDGVGVGFMFAPSYHSAMRHAIGPRKALGLRTIFNLLGPLTNPAGVKRQVIGVYDPHYTRVLAEVLQSLGAEHAMVLHSDDGLDEISIAADTRGWELKNGQLKKFTISPEDFGIERQSLDGLCVDGAEASLALIRDALGKRETAAGDKAADIIAMNAGMAIYVSGVAASRAEGVSMAQDAIYSGLAGEKINELAAFTSAFKE